From the genome of Vitis riparia cultivar Riparia Gloire de Montpellier isolate 1030 chromosome 2, EGFV_Vit.rip_1.0, whole genome shotgun sequence, one region includes:
- the LOC117928469 gene encoding probable copper-transporting ATPase HMA5 — MAPKFLSSTRNERSGKGVPEKEENAEGSQAKAMYSVTGMTCSACSGQVERALRQLPGIQDAVVDALSNRAQVTFYPALINEETIRETIEDVGYQATLIQDHQTNAKSTQMCRIRINGICTSCSTAVESALQALRGVLMAQVASADEEAQVHYDPKMVSYKELLEAIEDTGSVAILITTGYMSKLQLKVDGVCTDHSMRLIENSLRSLPGVQDIVIDPTLNKFSVSYKPDVTGPRNFIQVIESTGSGRYKAMIFPEGGREVHEKEIERNYRSFLWSLVFAIPVFLTSMVFMYVPGLKHGLDSNVVNMLSVGEILRWALSTPVQFVIGRRFYTGSYKALRRGSANMDVLIALGTNAAYFYSVYSVLRAAASKDFKSTDFFETSSMLISFILLGKYLEISAKGKTSDAIAKLMDLAPEAAILLTLDCEGNVITEEEIDSRLIQKNDVIKILPGAKVASDGFVIWGQSHVNESMITGEARPVAKRKGDTVIGGTVNEDGVLHVEATQVGSESALSQIVQLVESAQMAKAPVQKFADRISKYFVPLVIILSFSTWLSWFLAGKFHRYPKSWIPSSMDSFELALQFGISVMVIACPCALGLATPTAVMVGTGVGASQGVLIKGGQALESAHKVNCIVFDKTGTLTVGKPVVVNTRLLKNMALQEFYELVAATEVNSEHPLAKAIVEYAKKFREDEENPTWPEAKDFVSITGHGVKAIVRNKEIIVGNKSLMLDQNIAIPSEAEDMLAETEAMAQTGILISIDGELAGVLAISDPLKPGARDVISILKSMKVKSIIVTGDNWGTANSIAKEVGIETVIAEAKPEQKAEKVKDLQASGNIVAMVGDGINDSPALAAADVGMAIGAGTDIAIEAADIVLMRSNLEDVITAIDLSRKTFSRIRLNYIWALGYNLLGIPIAAGALFPSIGLRLPPWIAGAAMAASSVSVVCCSLLLKNYRRPKKLDGLEMQGVTVE; from the exons ATGGCGCCCAAGTTTCTGTCCTCTACTCGAAATGAGAGGTCCGGAAAGGGCGTGCCGGAGAAGGAGGAGAATGCGGAAGGATCGCAGGCCAAGGCGATGTATTCGGTGACCGGAATGACGTGCTCCGCCTGCTCCGGACAGGTGGAGAGGGCCCTCAGGCAGCTGCCGGGGATCCAAGACGCGGTCGTTGATGCTCTCAGTAATAGGGCTCAGGTCACGTTTTATCCGGCTTTGATTAAC GAGGAGACAATCCGTGAGACCATTGAAGATGTGGGTTATCAGGCCACATTGATTCAAGATCATCAGACAAATGCCAAATCCACTCAAATGTGTCGAATTCGGATAAATGGAATTTGCACTTCTTGCTCCACGGCTGTTGAATCTGCTCTCCAAGCTCTGCGTGGTGTGCTAATGGCCCAAGTTGCATCAGCAGATGAGGAAGCACAAGTGCATTATGATCCAAAGATGGTAAGCTACAAAGAGCTTTTGGAAGCAATAGAAGATACTGGGTCTGTAGCTATACTTATTACTACTGGCTACATGAGCAAGCTTCAGCTTAAAGTTGATGGAGTTTGCACTGATCATTCAATGAGATTGATTGAGAATTCTCTTCGATCACTTCCAGGGGTTCAAGACATTGTCATTGATCCCACACTCAATAAATTTTCTGTTTCCTACAAACCAGATGTGACAGGGCCTAGAAACTTCATCCAAGTGATTGAGTCTACTGGATCTGGGCGTTACAAGGCAATGATATTCCCTGAAGGAGGAAGAGAAGTTCATGAAAAGGAGATTGAGCGAAATTATAGATCATTTCTATGGAGTTTGGTCTTTGCAATTCCAGTATTCTTAACCTCCATGGTCTTTATGTATGTCCCTGGCCTCAAGCATGGATTAGATAGCAACGTGGTGAATATGCTGAGTGTTGGAGAGATTTTGAGGTGGGCATTATCCACCCCAGTACAGTTTGTTATCGGGAGGCGATTCTACACTGGCTCCTACAAAGCATTGCGCCGTGGGTCTGCTAATATGGATGTTTTGATTGCCTTGGGAACAAATGCTGCCTATTTTTATTCAGTCTATTCAGTGTTGAGAGCTGCTGCTTCTAAAGATTTCAAGTCCACAGACTTCTTTGAGACCAGCTCCAtgcttatttcatttattcttcTTGGGAAGTATTTGGAGATTTCAGCCAAGGGAAAGACATCTGATGCCATTGCCAAGCTTATGGACCTGGCACCTGAGGCTGCAATTCTGTTGACACTGGACTGTGAAGGAAACGTGATAACTGAAGAAGAAATCGATAGTCGGTTGATACAAAAGAATGATGTGATTAAAATTCTTCCTGGTGCAAAAGTAGCTTCGGATGGTTTTGTTATTTGGGGGCAAAGCCATGTCAATGAGAGCATGATCACAGGGGAAGCCAGGCCTGTGGCAAAGAGGAAGGGTGACACAGTCATTGGAGGCACTGTGAATGAGGATGGTGTGCTACATGTTGAGGCGACACAGGTTGGATCAGAAAGTGCTCTGTCACAGATTGTTCAGCTTGTTGAGTCAGCCCAGATGGCTAAAGCTCCTGTGCAGAAATTTGCAGACCGCATCTCTAAATACTTTGTTCCTTTG GTTATTATCCTTTCATTTTCCACTTGGCTTTCCTGGTTTTTAGCAGGAAAATTTCATAGGTATCCAAAATCTTGGATACCTTCTTCCATGGATAGCTTTGAGCTTGCACTCCAATTTGGAATCTCTGTCATGGTCATAGCGTGCCCATGTGCTCTGGGCCTTGCAACTCCTACTGCTGTTATGGTTGGTACTGGTGTTGGAGCTTCTCAGGGTGTCCTCATCAAAGGCGGCCAAGCATTAGAAAGTGCACATAAG GTGAATTGCATTGTGTTTGACAAGACAGGGACCCTCACAGTTGGGAAGCCGGTAGTTGTTAACACAAGGCTCTTGAAAAATATGGCACTCCAAGAATTCTATGAACTTGTTGCAGCCACTGAG GTGAACAGTGAGCACCCACTAGCCAAGGCCATTGTAGAATATGCTAAGAAATTCAGAGAAGATGAAGAGAATCCCACCTGGCCAGAAGCCAAAGATTTCGTTTCCATTACTGGGCATGGTGTAAAAGCCATTGTTCGCAACAAAGAGATCATAGTGGGCAACAAGAGTTTAATGTTAGACCAGAACATTGCCATTCCATCTGAAGCTGAAGACATGCTGGCAGAAACAGAAGCAATGGCTCAAACTGGGATTCTGATATCCATTGATGGGGAGCTGGCAGGAGTTCTAGCCATATCTGATCCATTGAAGCCTGGTGCTCGTGACGTCATATCTATTCTCAAGTCCATGAAAGTGAAGAGTATAATAGTGACAGGTGACAATTGGGGAACTGCAAATTCCATAGCAAAGGAGGTTGGAATTGAAACTGTCATTGCTGAAGCCAAACCTGAGCAGAAAGCAGAAAAAGTGAAGGATTTACAG GCTTCAGGCAACATCGTCGCAATGGTTGGAGACGGCATTAATGATTCACCAGCTCTTGCAGCTGCAGATGTTGGTATGGCAATTGGTGCAGGCACAGACATCGCCATTGAAGCAGCAGACATTGTTCTCATGAGAAGCAACTTGGAAGATGTGATAACTGCCATTGATCTTTCCAGAAAAACATTTTCCCGTATCCGCCTGAACTACATATGGGCACTAGGGTATAATCTCCTAGGCATACCAATTGCGGCCGGAGCTCTTTTCCCATCTATTGGATTGCGTTTACCACCATGGATTGCAGGAGCTGCCATGGCAGCCTCTTCAGTCAGTGTTGTTTGCTGCTCACTTCTGTTGAAGAACTATAGAAGACCCAAGAAGCTGGATGGGCTTGAGATGCAGGGAGTGACAGTAGAGTGA